The Oxalobacteraceae bacterium OTU3CINTB1 genome includes a window with the following:
- a CDS encoding PIG-L family deacetylase, which yields MGAMINHAAERHIAGEGTPDASWQAWGGLQDLPPVSAAALVPPGRRAVIVAPHPDDEVLACGGLLQLLAAQGSPTVLVAVTDGTGSHPGSTTITPEQLARLRPRETDAALGALGLNASAGKPAPQVLRARLPDGAVAASLDQLHTLLRQMLRPDDVVFVTWRQDGHPDHEACGLAAAMAAGACRATLIEMPVWSWHWAAPGDARLPWRRARRLALGEDELRRKRAAVDCFTSQLHDDPSTGQPAILPPHVLARLLHPYEIYFT from the coding sequence ATGGGCGCTATGATCAACCACGCCGCCGAACGCCACATCGCTGGGGAAGGCACGCCCGACGCCAGCTGGCAGGCCTGGGGCGGGTTACAGGATTTGCCGCCGGTGTCCGCCGCCGCCCTGGTGCCGCCGGGACGCCGCGCCGTCATCGTCGCCCCGCATCCGGATGACGAGGTGCTGGCCTGCGGCGGGCTGCTGCAACTGCTGGCCGCGCAAGGCAGTCCCACGGTGCTGGTGGCGGTGACCGACGGCACCGGCAGCCATCCGGGTTCGACGACGATCACGCCGGAACAGCTGGCGCGCCTGCGCCCGCGCGAAACCGACGCCGCCCTGGGCGCGTTGGGATTGAACGCGTCGGCCGGCAAACCGGCGCCGCAGGTCTTGCGCGCCCGGCTGCCCGACGGCGCGGTCGCCGCATCGCTCGACCAGCTGCACACGCTGCTGCGGCAGATGCTGCGGCCGGACGACGTGGTCTTCGTCACCTGGCGCCAGGACGGCCATCCGGACCACGAGGCGTGCGGACTGGCCGCCGCGATGGCCGCCGGCGCCTGCCGCGCGACGTTGATCGAGATGCCGGTGTGGAGCTGGCACTGGGCGGCGCCGGGCGATGCACGCCTGCCGTGGCGCCGCGCGCGCCGCCTGGCGCTGGGCGAGGATGAACTGCGGCGCAAGCGCGCGGCGGTCGATTGCTTCACCAGCCAGCTGCACGACGATCCGTCCACCGGCCAGCCGGCCATCCTGCCGCCGCATGTGCTGGCGCGCTTGCTGCATCCCTACGAAATCTACTTCACATGA
- a CDS encoding AsmA family protein, whose translation MRRSRPLTIVYYFLAALLVLLVALVIFVLTFDWNRARPYINDKVSQTIGREFAIKGDLDVRFRQGDPAEPGWRRYVPRPEISAKDVYVVNPSWTTTGPRLASVGNIVVAMHTLPLLHKEVVITNLELDKLEVAAQRRADGSNTWTFKDNGPSEWEVDIRRLAFREGSLRYLDDGIKLDLRAKATTINPNDADATADDKADEKPADRSAGKTTAQAGDNRTGSPYGLRFELGGTYRGAPVTGGGKTGAVLSLQDEHNTFPIQANAMAGKNKIAIEGTLTDPRSLSGIDLKLSLAGASMADLYPLTGVLLPETPAYATTGRLGGKKEGAVWNWTYRNFTGTVGGSDLHGTLSYSPRKPRPLLTGTLTSNQLRLADLGPSIGAESNADKAARDKKPNQPAGKALPVEQFNTAKWDALDADVKFSGKKLVRTHDIPLENIETQIRMKNKVLTLTPLNFGMAGGNVTSNITLDGGKNPIQAQIKLAARHLKIRQLFPKLQAMQASVGEVNGDAALAGTGNSVSSMLATASGELGATVSEGSVSKFVLEAAGLNIANAVFVKMFGDKQVQLNCVASDFVVEKGQAQTRRFVVDTDEAVVDVTGSIDLANERLNLDVKPKTKGVRIISLRTPLYARGTFSNPDVGVAKGPLALKAGAAVALGIINPLAAVVPLINPGNVEAVDCAAALKQATQVRFGSKPEPAKK comes from the coding sequence ATGAGAAGATCGCGCCCACTGACCATTGTTTACTATTTCCTCGCCGCACTGCTGGTGCTGCTGGTGGCACTCGTCATCTTCGTGCTGACGTTCGACTGGAACCGCGCCCGTCCCTACATCAACGACAAGGTGTCGCAGACCATCGGGCGCGAGTTCGCCATCAAGGGCGACCTGGATGTGCGCTTCCGCCAGGGCGATCCGGCCGAGCCGGGATGGCGCCGTTATGTGCCGCGCCCCGAAATCAGCGCCAAGGATGTGTATGTCGTCAATCCGTCCTGGACCACCACCGGTCCGCGCCTGGCCAGCGTGGGCAATATCGTCGTGGCGATGCACACGCTGCCGCTGCTGCACAAGGAAGTGGTGATCACCAACCTGGAACTGGACAAGCTGGAGGTGGCGGCCCAGCGCCGCGCCGACGGCAGCAATACCTGGACCTTCAAGGATAACGGCCCGTCGGAGTGGGAGGTCGACATCCGCCGCCTGGCGTTCCGCGAGGGCAGCCTGCGCTACCTCGACGACGGCATCAAGCTGGACCTGCGCGCGAAGGCGACCACGATCAATCCGAACGACGCCGACGCCACGGCCGACGACAAAGCCGATGAGAAGCCGGCCGACCGGTCCGCTGGCAAGACCACCGCCCAGGCCGGCGACAACCGCACTGGCAGCCCCTACGGCCTGCGCTTCGAACTGGGCGGCACGTATCGCGGCGCGCCGGTGACCGGGGGCGGCAAAACCGGCGCGGTGCTGTCGCTGCAGGACGAACACAACACCTTCCCGATTCAGGCCAACGCCATGGCGGGCAAGAACAAGATCGCCATCGAAGGCACCTTGACCGATCCGCGCTCGCTGTCCGGCATCGACCTGAAACTGTCGCTGGCCGGCGCCAGCATGGCGGACCTGTATCCGCTGACCGGCGTGCTGCTGCCGGAGACGCCCGCCTACGCCACCACCGGCCGCCTGGGCGGCAAGAAGGAGGGCGCCGTGTGGAACTGGACCTACCGCAACTTCACCGGCACCGTCGGCGGCAGCGACCTGCACGGCACCTTGAGCTACAGTCCGCGTAAGCCTCGTCCACTGCTGACCGGCACGCTGACCTCCAACCAGCTGCGGCTGGCCGACCTGGGGCCGAGCATTGGCGCCGAGAGCAACGCCGACAAGGCCGCGCGCGACAAGAAACCGAACCAGCCGGCGGGCAAGGCGCTGCCGGTCGAACAATTCAATACCGCCAAGTGGGACGCGCTCGACGCCGACGTCAAATTCTCCGGCAAGAAGCTGGTGCGCACGCACGATATTCCGCTGGAGAATATCGAAACCCAGATCCGCATGAAGAACAAGGTATTGACGCTGACGCCGCTGAACTTCGGCATGGCCGGCGGCAACGTCACCTCCAACATCACGCTCGACGGCGGCAAGAATCCGATCCAGGCGCAGATCAAGCTGGCCGCGCGCCACCTGAAGATCCGCCAGCTGTTCCCGAAATTGCAGGCGATGCAGGCCAGCGTGGGCGAGGTCAACGGCGACGCCGCGCTAGCCGGCACCGGCAACTCGGTGTCGTCGATGCTGGCGACCGCCAGCGGCGAACTGGGCGCGACCGTCAGCGAGGGCTCGGTCAGCAAGTTCGTGCTCGAGGCGGCCGGCCTGAACATCGCCAACGCCGTTTTCGTCAAAATGTTCGGCGACAAGCAGGTGCAGCTGAACTGCGTGGCCAGCGATTTCGTCGTCGAGAAGGGCCAGGCGCAAACGCGGCGCTTCGTCGTCGACACCGACGAGGCCGTCGTCGACGTCACCGGCAGCATCGATCTGGCCAACGAGCGCCTGAACCTCGACGTCAAGCCGAAGACCAAGGGCGTGCGCATCATTTCGCTGCGCACGCCGCTGTACGCGCGGGGCACGTTCTCCAATCCGGACGTCGGCGTGGCCAAGGGACCGCTGGCGCTCAAGGCCGGCGCCGCCGTGGCGCTGGGCATCATCAATCCGCTGGCGGCGGTGGTGCCGTTGATTAATCCCGGCAATGTGGAAGCGGTCGACTGCGCCGCCGCGCTGAAACAGGCGACGCAGGTGCGGTTCGGCTCGAAGCCCGAGCCGGCCAAGAAGTAA
- a CDS encoding glycosyltransferase: MIGVIIPAHNEERELEQCLGAIRVAAGDGALGGEPVHVMVVLDSCSDGSRAIVERHARHRVQDCCVVGGLVVAFRNVGAARAAGAACLLALGARWLAFTDADTRVSPAWLAVQLGLDVDVVCGTIAVDDWSPHLDDAEALRRHFHLGYTDADGHRHIHGANLGVSAAAYLRAGGFEALACGEDVALVAALERCGARFAWSSAPRVVTSARRDPKASGGFGDTLLRYAASARRPAGGFAGFVE; this comes from the coding sequence ATGATCGGCGTGATCATCCCGGCCCACAACGAGGAGCGCGAACTGGAACAGTGCCTGGGGGCGATCCGCGTCGCCGCCGGCGATGGCGCGCTGGGCGGCGAGCCGGTGCATGTCATGGTGGTGCTCGACAGCTGCAGCGACGGCTCGCGCGCGATCGTCGAGCGCCATGCGCGCCATCGCGTGCAGGATTGTTGCGTGGTCGGCGGCCTCGTGGTCGCATTCCGCAACGTCGGCGCGGCCCGCGCGGCCGGCGCCGCGTGTTTGCTGGCGCTCGGCGCCCGCTGGCTCGCCTTCACCGACGCCGACACGCGCGTCTCGCCGGCGTGGCTGGCGGTGCAACTGGGCCTGGACGTCGATGTCGTCTGCGGCACCATCGCGGTCGACGACTGGTCGCCGCACCTGGACGACGCCGAGGCGCTGCGCCGCCACTTCCACCTTGGCTACACCGACGCCGACGGCCACCGCCACATCCACGGCGCCAACCTGGGCGTGTCGGCGGCGGCCTATCTGCGGGCCGGCGGCTTCGAGGCGCTGGCCTGCGGCGAGGATGTGGCGCTGGTGGCGGCGCTGGAGCGCTGCGGTGCGCGTTTCGCCTGGAGCTCGGCGCCGCGCGTGGTGACGAGCGCGCGCCGCGACCCCAAGGCCAGCGGCGGCTTCGGCGACACCTTGCTGCGCTATGCCGCCAGCGCGCGCCGCCCTGCCGGCGGATTTGCCGGTTTTGTTGAGTAG
- a CDS encoding class I SAM-dependent methyltransferase encodes MTTSLPSDFDPLAHFQQLYQQDADPWKVRQRWYEQRKRDILLASLPRQRYRSAFEPACGNGELTAALAHRAERLLASDLSAEAVVLTRRRMLREDPSDAARVTIRQQHIPQDWPADASFDLIVISEMAYYLDEPALLRLRQCCVDGLADGGTLVMCHWRRPFADRRLNTDSVHTVFDATPGLHRLLRHSEDDFLLDVWSGSADSVAQQEGLA; translated from the coding sequence ATGACGACCTCACTACCCTCCGACTTCGATCCGCTCGCGCACTTCCAGCAGTTGTACCAGCAGGACGCCGATCCGTGGAAAGTGCGCCAGCGCTGGTACGAGCAGCGCAAGCGCGACATCCTGCTGGCCTCCCTGCCGCGCCAGCGCTACCGCAGCGCGTTCGAACCGGCCTGCGGCAACGGCGAGCTGACGGCGGCGCTGGCCCACCGCGCCGAGCGCTTGCTGGCGAGCGACCTGTCGGCCGAGGCGGTGGTGCTGACGCGCCGGCGCATGCTGCGCGAGGACCCAAGCGACGCCGCGCGCGTGACGATCCGCCAGCAGCATATTCCGCAGGATTGGCCGGCCGACGCCTCGTTCGACCTGATCGTCATCAGCGAGATGGCCTACTATCTCGACGAACCGGCCTTGCTGCGGCTGCGCCAGTGCTGCGTCGATGGGCTGGCCGACGGCGGCACCCTGGTCATGTGCCACTGGCGCCGGCCGTTCGCCGACCGCCGCCTGAACACCGACAGCGTGCACACCGTGTTCGACGCCACGCCGGGCCTGCATCGCCTGCTGCGCCACAGCGAGGACGACTTCCTGCTCGACGTCTGGTCCGGCAGCGCCGACTCGGTGGCGCAGCAAGAGGGCCTGGCCTGA
- a CDS encoding ATP-binding protein: protein MSFIVGNRIPFLLFVPLVALAAAVLGSGPAAIVLLAGFLYGCSIFLPLGSLYVGSVRDQVSLALFVVVGIFFLYVGKKVRELVDRAVDAELALLNEKLVRGRADDERLRELYRQVQRSEERYRNLFDSMDQGFCVIDMIFDEAGEAVDYRVLEMNPAGIAIYGLGDVVGKTIKEVVPHIGSYWIDTYAQVAVTGQPVRFENQAQSSGRWFEGYASRVGDADSRKVALLFTDVSVRKENEARLRRLAADLSEVDRRKTEFLAVLAHELRNPLAPIRSGLDILKLSGANPQMVERMRDMMDRQVTHMVRLVDDLLDIARINGGKIDLKKERVSLQSIVSAAVEANAPMIENARHRLYVVMPDEEIELLVDPTRMVQVLGNLLNNAAKYTPPGGRIDLSAVQEGGQIVIAVEDNGVGIPEASQPFIFDMFNQVGRNMDLSHGGLGIGLSLVKRLLEMHDGSISVASGGTHSGGTTFTIRLPLSVTVEAGHAVGDQLAAPLRTDMLRILVVDDNADAAQTLASLLEFKGHSIRVANDGIEALEVVEDWIPEVGLIDIGMPNLNGYELAQALRKKPALDGMALIALTGWGAENDRTLSKEAGFVEHLTKPVDFDAIEAVLGRLPKAP from the coding sequence GTGTCTTTTATCGTCGGCAACCGGATTCCCTTTTTGCTGTTCGTGCCGCTGGTGGCGCTGGCGGCTGCGGTGTTGGGCAGCGGTCCTGCCGCAATCGTGTTGCTCGCCGGTTTTCTTTACGGTTGTTCGATCTTTCTGCCGCTGGGCAGCCTGTATGTCGGTTCCGTGCGCGACCAGGTTTCACTGGCGCTGTTTGTTGTAGTCGGCATATTCTTTCTCTACGTCGGCAAGAAGGTGCGGGAGCTGGTCGACCGCGCGGTGGACGCCGAGCTCGCGCTGCTCAATGAAAAACTCGTGCGCGGACGTGCCGACGACGAGCGCTTGCGCGAACTCTATCGGCAGGTGCAACGCAGCGAGGAGCGCTACCGCAACCTGTTCGATTCGATGGACCAGGGCTTTTGCGTGATTGACATGATCTTCGACGAGGCCGGCGAGGCGGTCGATTACCGGGTACTGGAGATGAATCCGGCGGGGATCGCGATCTACGGCCTGGGCGATGTCGTCGGCAAGACCATCAAGGAGGTGGTTCCGCATATCGGATCATACTGGATCGACACCTATGCGCAAGTGGCGGTGACCGGACAGCCGGTGCGCTTCGAGAACCAGGCGCAGTCCAGCGGTCGCTGGTTCGAAGGCTACGCCAGCCGCGTCGGCGACGCCGACAGCCGCAAGGTGGCGCTGCTGTTTACCGACGTCAGTGTGCGCAAGGAGAACGAGGCGCGCCTGCGCAGGCTGGCGGCCGACCTGTCCGAAGTAGACCGCCGCAAGACCGAGTTCCTGGCGGTGCTTGCGCACGAGTTGCGCAATCCGCTGGCGCCGATCCGCAGCGGCCTCGATATCCTCAAGCTCAGCGGCGCCAATCCGCAGATGGTCGAGCGCATGCGCGACATGATGGACCGGCAGGTCACGCACATGGTGCGGCTGGTCGACGATTTGCTCGATATCGCCCGCATCAACGGCGGCAAGATCGATTTGAAGAAGGAGCGCGTCTCCCTGCAAAGCATCGTCTCGGCGGCGGTGGAGGCCAACGCGCCGATGATCGAGAACGCCCGCCATCGCCTGTATGTCGTCATGCCCGACGAGGAGATCGAGCTGCTGGTCGACCCCACCCGCATGGTGCAGGTGCTGGGCAACCTGCTCAACAACGCGGCCAAGTACACGCCGCCCGGCGGCCGGATCGATCTGAGCGCGGTGCAGGAGGGCGGGCAGATCGTCATCGCGGTCGAGGACAACGGCGTCGGTATTCCGGAGGCGTCGCAGCCGTTCATCTTCGACATGTTCAACCAGGTCGGCAGGAATATGGATCTGTCGCACGGCGGCCTGGGAATCGGCCTGTCGCTGGTCAAGCGGCTGCTGGAAATGCATGACGGTAGCATCAGCGTCGCCAGTGGCGGGACCCATAGCGGCGGCACCACGTTCACCATTCGTTTGCCATTGAGCGTGACGGTGGAGGCCGGGCATGCGGTGGGCGATCAGCTGGCGGCGCCGCTGCGCACCGACATGTTGAGGATACTGGTGGTGGACGACAACGCCGACGCGGCGCAGACGCTGGCGAGTTTGCTGGAGTTCAAAGGGCACAGCATCCGCGTCGCCAACGACGGCATCGAGGCGCTGGAGGTGGTGGAGGATTGGATACCGGAGGTCGGGTTGATCGATATCGGCATGCCCAACCTGAACGGCTACGAGCTGGCGCAGGCGCTGCGTAAAAAACCGGCGCTCGACGGCATGGCGCTGATCGCGTTGACCGGGTGGGGCGCGGAGAACGACCGCACCTTGTCCAAAGAGGCCGGCTTTGTCGAGCATTTGACCAAGCCGGTGGATTTCGATGCGATCGAGGCGGTGCTGGGCAGGTTGCCCAAGGCGCCGTAA
- a CDS encoding glycoside hydrolase family 15 protein — MTSTATDTNSAAHTNPNEAAPGKPVTPEASLNCGVIGNCSYNALVDRSGNIVWCCLPRFDGDPVFNALLDNSENGSVWSIELENCVKTEQFYDPNTAVLRTRLMDADNHGIEITDFAPRFTSRDRMFRPLMLIRRIRILNSAVRIRVRLRPRFDWGREAPEITRGSHHIRYVGSDQTLRLNTDASLSHLLSETWFLANSSLNFMLGPDETLNDGIEDVCRRFEKETINYWRNWSRRLALPYEWQDVVIRAAITLKMSLYEDTGAIIAAMTTSIPEAPGSARNWDYRFCWLRDAFFVVRALNSISEVGTMEEYLRWLSNIVASSKGGHIQPLYGIGLEESLPESTLDHLPGYRGHQPVRVGNQAQEHFQHDVYGNVVLGAAQAFLDHRLLNRAGVAEFAHLEAVGEQAFRVHDQPDAGMWELRTRARVHTSSMLMSWAACDRLAKIAHVLELPERAAHWQARAEQIREPLLRDSWSEKRQAFCESLGGEDLDASVLLMAEVNFIDPKDPRFVKTVEALEKSLCDGPYMRRYEAPDDFGKPETAFNICTFWRIDALARIGRKEEAREIFETMLKARNHLGLLSEDTHPDTGEMWGNFPQTYSMVGLINCAMRLSAPWDSVV; from the coding sequence ATGACCAGCACAGCAACCGACACCAATTCCGCCGCACACACCAATCCGAACGAAGCCGCGCCCGGCAAACCGGTGACGCCCGAAGCGTCGCTGAACTGCGGCGTCATCGGCAACTGTTCCTACAACGCGCTGGTCGACCGTAGCGGCAACATCGTCTGGTGCTGCCTGCCGCGCTTCGACGGCGATCCGGTATTCAACGCGCTGCTGGACAATTCCGAGAACGGCAGCGTCTGGAGCATCGAGCTGGAGAACTGCGTCAAGACCGAGCAGTTCTACGATCCCAACACGGCCGTGCTGCGCACCCGCCTGATGGACGCCGACAACCATGGCATCGAGATCACCGACTTCGCGCCGCGCTTCACCAGCCGCGACCGCATGTTCCGGCCGCTGATGCTGATACGCCGCATTCGCATCCTCAACAGCGCGGTGCGCATCCGCGTGCGGCTGCGTCCGCGCTTCGACTGGGGCCGCGAGGCGCCGGAGATCACGCGCGGCAGCCACCACATCCGCTATGTCGGCTCGGACCAGACCTTGCGCCTGAACACGGATGCATCGCTCAGCCACCTGCTGTCGGAGACCTGGTTCCTCGCCAACAGCTCGCTGAACTTCATGCTGGGACCGGATGAAACCCTGAACGACGGCATCGAGGACGTCTGCCGCCGCTTCGAAAAGGAAACCATCAACTACTGGCGCAACTGGAGCCGCCGGCTGGCGCTGCCGTACGAGTGGCAGGACGTGGTGATCCGCGCGGCCATCACGCTGAAAATGTCGCTGTACGAGGACACCGGCGCCATCATCGCCGCCATGACTACCAGCATCCCGGAAGCGCCCGGCAGCGCGCGCAACTGGGACTACCGCTTCTGCTGGCTGCGCGACGCCTTCTTCGTCGTGCGCGCACTCAACAGCATTTCCGAGGTGGGCACGATGGAGGAGTACCTGCGCTGGCTGAGCAACATCGTCGCCAGCTCCAAGGGCGGGCATATCCAGCCGCTGTACGGCATCGGCCTGGAGGAATCCCTGCCCGAATCGACGTTGGACCACTTGCCCGGCTATCGCGGCCACCAGCCGGTACGGGTCGGCAACCAGGCGCAGGAGCACTTCCAGCATGACGTCTACGGCAATGTGGTGCTGGGGGCGGCGCAGGCCTTCCTCGACCATCGTTTGCTGAACCGCGCCGGCGTGGCCGAGTTCGCGCATCTGGAGGCGGTTGGCGAGCAAGCCTTCCGCGTCCACGACCAGCCGGACGCCGGCATGTGGGAGTTGCGCACGCGCGCCCGCGTGCACACCTCGTCGATGCTGATGAGCTGGGCCGCTTGCGACCGCCTGGCCAAGATCGCCCACGTGCTGGAGTTGCCGGAGCGCGCGGCGCACTGGCAGGCGCGCGCCGAGCAAATCCGCGAACCGCTGCTGCGCGATTCGTGGAGCGAGAAGCGCCAGGCCTTCTGCGAAAGCCTGGGTGGCGAGGACCTGGACGCCAGCGTGCTGCTGATGGCCGAGGTGAACTTCATCGATCCGAAGGACCCGCGCTTCGTCAAGACCGTGGAGGCGCTGGAGAAGTCGCTGTGCGACGGCCCGTACATGCGCCGCTACGAGGCGCCGGACGATTTCGGCAAGCCGGAGACGGCGTTCAACATCTGCACCTTCTGGCGCATCGACGCGCTGGCGCGGATCGGCCGCAAGGAAGAGGCGCGCGAGATCTTCGAGACCATGCTCAAGGCGCGCAACCATCTGGGCTTGCTGTCCGAGGACACGCATCCGGACACCGGCGAAATGTGGGGAAATTTCCCGCAGACGTATTCGATGGTGGGGTTGATCAACTGTGCAATGCGCTTGTCGGCGCCATGGGACAGCGTGGTGTAA